The stretch of DNA GGTATTGTTGGAAATATACAACAGTAGAGTCTGGTTATGCAGACTTAGTAGCTTTAATAAAGTTAGTACAAGATAAGATGAATACAAATTAATTATATTTATGAGAGGGGAGTGTGATGCAAACCAGATAGTGGGGTACGTCATCTGAACTGTGTCATTGGCTTCATTTCTTTAGGAGCATGAGTAATGCTGATGGGCAAACCGGAGCAGTCTTTCTCTTGGTAAAATCAGGCTGGGCTCGATGCCCAGCCTGATTTTTAATTTGCTGGTGGTATAAACCATCGCATCTTCTCTTGGTGTTGCAAAGATACGACAGTATTTTTGAACTGCCTAATTTCCGGATGCCTAACTTCATGAACCTATAATAATTGGAAGCGGTCGCCAAACTTTATAGCGAACTGTTGGGCTGTCTGGCCCCAGTTTCGCAATGGCTGAGTCCATTTCTTTTTGATGTTACGATAGGCAAGATATACGAGTTTGAAGAGAGCTTCGTCAGTTGGGAAAACTCCCTTTGTCTTTGTTACCTTACGTATCTGACGATGATAACCTTCTACAATGTTGGTAGTATACATGATACGTCTGATAGGTTCCGTATAGTCAAAATAGTGTGAGAGGTTATCCCACTTGTCACGCCACGACTTGATGACGATAGGATATTGCTTACCCCACTTTTTCTCCAAATTATCGAGTTCTATCTCTGCTTTCTCCTTAGTTTGTGCAGCATAAACCATCTTCAAATCCTTTAGGAACTCCTTCTGATTCTTGCTGGCGACATACTTCACTGAGTTACGGATTTGATGTACAATACATAGCTGTACATCCGTCTTAGGAAATACGCTCTGGATGGCATCTGGGAAGCCCGTAAGGCCATCTACACAAGCTATAAGAATGTCTTTGACACCTCTGTTTTGAAGGTCTGTAAGTACGCTGAGCCAGAAGTTAGCGCCCTCGCTATGAGATACATACATACCCAGAAGATCTTTATGTCCTTCCTTGTCAACACCAATGACATTATATATTGCACGAGATGTTGTAGCACCCGTGTCGTCATGTGCCTTGTAATGGATAGCATCCATCCAAACTATCGGATAGACTTCTTCCAAAGAGCGTGTGCGCCAGGCTTTTATCTCAGGCCAGACCTTGTCCGTAATGTTACTTATTGTCTCTTTGGATATCTTGGTACCATAGTTCTCTTCAAGGAACTTACTTATGTCAGACATGCTCTGACCTGTAGCATAAAGACTGATAATCTTATCGGACAAACCTTCTGCTAATATCGTCTGTCGTTTTTTGATAATCTCAGGGGTAAAACTCCCTTCTCTGTCACGTGGAGTATCTATTTCTACAGGACCATACTCTGTTTGAACCTCCTTGGACATCTTGCCGTTACGGCGATTAATCTTTGTGGATGTCTTAGTGTTATAAAGGTGAGAGTCCATCTCACACTCGAGAGCTGAATTGAGGAAATCTTCCAATACACGATGGAATGCACCATCCTTACCAAACAAAGGAGTACCTTGTTTGAACTGTTCTTTTGCCTGAGACAACATCTCGGCGTACTCGTCTTGTGTCATTTGCTAAATCTAAGTATGCTGATATAACAGCGGTTATATGAGTTTATTGTGTTAGCCGTTGACACAGTTGATATGACATCGTCAGATAGTGTTTTTTACTTAGTTTCTTTTCTATCTCCTTTCTTTTCTGTACCTTTGCACACTGTAGAATATTAATAATTAAACAATTCAATAGTATATGAAAGCATTTGTATTCCCTGGGCAGGGGTCTCAGTTCGTTGGTATGGGTAAGGACCTCTATGACAATAACCCATTAGCAAAGGAACTTTTCGATAAGGCTGACGAGATTCTTGGCTTCAAGATAACCGATATTATGTTTGCTGGTACTGACGAGCAGCTGAAAGAAACAAAGGTAACTCAGCCTGCAGTCTTCCTTCATAGTGTTATTTCTGCCCTTTGTTTAGGCGATGAGTTCAAGCCAGATATGGTTGCTGGTCACTCTTTGGGTGAGTTCTCAGCACTCGTTGCAGCTGGTGCATTAAGTTTCGAAGATGGTTTGAAACTCGTTTCTGCTCGTGCTAATGCTATGCAGAAGGCTTGTGAGCAGAATCCAGGTACTATGGCAGCAATCATCGGTTTGCCTGATGAGAAGGTTGAGGAAATCTGTGCATCAGTTTCAAAAGAAGGTAAGGTATGTGTTGCAGCTAACTTTAACTGCCCAGGTCAGTTGGTTATCTCTGGTTCAACAGAGGGTATCAATGAGGCTTGCGAGTTGATGAAGGAGGCTGGTGCTAAGCGTGCATTGCCATTGAAGGTAGGTGGTGCTTTCCACTCTCCATTGATGCAGCCAGCTAAGGATGAGTTGCAGGCAGCTATTGAGGCAACTACATTCAATGCACCAAAGTGCCCAGTTTATCAGAACGTAGATGCATTGCCACATACAGATCCAGCTGAAATTCAGAAGAATCTCATCGCTCAGCTTACATCAAGCGTACGTTGGACAAAGAGCGCACAGAATATGATTGCTGATGGTGCTACAGAGTTCGTTGAGTGCGGACCTGGTGCTGCTTTGCAGGGTATGATTGGCCGTATTGACAAGACTGTCAATGCACACGCTCTTTGATTCAAAATTATAATAAAATAGTTACCCCTCTTCCGTTCCCTTCCTTTTGAGAGTGGGGACGAAGGAGGGTTTTTCTTTTTTATTTTGTTTATGAAAACTAAATTAGTTATCTACCAGGTCTTCACTCGTACTTTTGGTAATAAAAATCTTACGAATAAAGAGTATGGTACTCTAAAAGAGAATGGAGTAGGGAAGATGAATGACTTCGATAAGGGTGTGTTGCGTCGCATTCACGACTATGGTGTCACTCATCTTTGGTTTACAGGAGTTATCCGTCATGCTACATGTACTGATTATTCATCCTTCGGTATTCCTACACAGAACCCTCGTGTTGTAAAGGGACGTGCTGGTTCGCCTTATGCTATTACCGATTATTATGATATCGACCCAGATATTGCGGTAGATGTTGATGCACGTATGGCAGAGTTTGACGCACTGGTAGCTCGCACACATGCTGAAGGAATGAAGGTAATTATCGACTTTGTACCTAATCATGTTGCTCGCCAATACAAGAGCATTGCTAAGCCAAAGGGTATTGAAGATATTGGAGAAGGTGATGATACAGGAAAGCACTTTGATGCGCAGAACAATTTCTATTACTGTCCGGGCGAAGAGCTTGATCTTTCTGGGGTTGTTGATAATGTCTATGCTCATGATGCTGAGGCTTATTATGAGTTCCCAGCAAAGTGTACTGGTAACGACCGTTTCGATTCTCACCCACAGCAGAACGATTGGTACGAGACTGTAAAGCTAAATTATGGTGTAGACTATTGTGATGCAGGCGGTAGAAGTTATCACTATCATCCTCTTCCTTCTACATGGAAGAAGATGACTGATATTCTTCTTTTCTGGGCAGCAAAGGGCGTTGATGGCTTCCGCTGTGACATGGCTGAGATGGTTCCACATGAGTTTTGGGCATACGCAACACAGCAGGTGAAGGAGCGTTATCCTGAGATGATATTCATTGGTGAGGTTTACGATCCTAATCAATATCGTATGTATGTTGAGTCAGGTTTCGACTATCTCTATGATAAGGTGGGAATGTACGACTGTGTTCGTGGTGTGATGTGCGACGAGTGTCCTGCTTCTTCTATTACGCATGAGTGGCAAAAGGTTGATGATATTCGCGACCACATGCTTTACTTCCTTGAAAATCATGATGAGCAGCGTATTGCTTTTGATTTCTTTGCAGGTAATCCTTGGAAGGGAGTTCCTGGTATGATTGTTTCTGCTCTGCTTCAACAGAATCCTGTTATGGTATATGCTGGTCAGGAGTTTGGTGAAAGAGGTATGGATAAAGAAGGGTTCTCTGGGCAGGATGGTCGTTCAACAATCTTTGATTATTGGACGGTTGATGCTATTTATAAAGGATTCTTCAATCGCAAAGCTTTGACAATCGATGAGAAGAAGTTATCACTTGTTTATCAAGAAATTCTCCGTTTCTGTAATCGTGAGAAAGCTATACGTGAGGGATTGACCTTTGATTTGATGTATGTCAACCCTCAGAGCCAGCAGTTTAATCCTCATAAGCAGTTTGCCTTCTTGCGTAAAGCGGATGATGAAGTGTTGTTGATAGTTGCTAACTTCGATGAGAGTTGCGTAAAAATCAACGTGACGATTCCTTCTCACGCTTTCGACTTACTTGGTATTCCAGAACAAAAGGTGGAGATGACCGACTTGCTTTCAGGCTTTACAAAAGAAGTAGCGTTGAAGCGTGATGGTCAAGTACCTTTGGATATCGAAGCGAACTATGGTAGAATTTATAAGTTTCACATAAAGAAGTAAACAGTGGACTACGTATTAAATGCACACAATAAAGAGGAATTCCCTCCTGCTCACACGGCAGAACATCTGCTAAATCAGGTGATGAAGCGTATGTTTGGGGCAGAACGTAGCAATAATGCTCATATTGAACGAAAGAAGAGTAAGATGACTTTTATCATCGACCATAAACCTGATCGGAAAGAAGAGAAGGCAATAGCGGATGAGATGAATCGTTTGATAGAGGATGATTTACCTGTAACTTTTGAGATGGTTGATCGTAATAGTATCCCTGAAGGTGTTGATGTAGGCAAACTTCCAAATGATGCATCGGATATGTTACGACTGGTTCGTATTGGCGACTTCGATGTTTGTCTGTGTATTGGTAAACACGTCCGTTCAACTGCACAGATTGGGCGTTTTGAGATGTTGGGCACAAACTGGGATGAAGAGAAGCATGCATTCCGAATTCGCTTTAAGGTTATTCCTGCATAGAGCGCATTTAAGAAAATAGTTTATATAAAGAAACATCCTCACTTAACTGATATAGATAAGTGAGGATTATTTTTAAAGTTATAATTTTCTTTGATTTTTTTTGAGTACAGATTGTCTTTTAGAATCTGATATTTATCATTTGTTTTTATTCTTCTAGATAACAGTGTAACTCAATCATAAAATTAAAATCTCATTATATGTTTTCAGCATGTCTGCGTTTGAGGAAATTCTTGTATGTTCGTTTTACTTTCGGCGCTAATATGATTAAGGCTATAAGGTTGGGGATAACAACAAGACCATTAAACGTATCAGCGAGTTCCCATACTAAGTTTGCTGTAAATATTGATCCCACGAAGATACAAATGATGACGAGCAATCGGTAGTACTTTATGCCGCCAGGGCCGAATAGATATTTCACATTCATTTCACCAAAGATATACCAACCCATGATTGTCGTGAAAGCGAAAAAGAACAAACTTATTGCAAGGAAGGTTAGTCCTGATTCACCAAATGCTATTCTAAATGCCTCTTGGGTGATAGCAACTGATTGTAGAGAACCATCCTTGTAGGCTCCTGTAACCATGATAACCAAAGCAGTTGACGTACAAATAAGCATGGTATCAACAAAAACTCCAGCCATACCAACAAAACCTTGTATTGATGGATCTTTCACATTTGCTAATGCGTGTGCATGTGGTGTAGAACCCATACCTGCCTCGTTAGAGAACAAACCACGAGCTACACCATAACGAATAGCGTTGCGCATTACTGTTCCTGCTGCTCCACCTGCCACTGACTTTAATGAGAAAGCATCTGTGAAGATAGATGAGATGACGTTACCAATCTGGTCAGAGAACATGAACAATATGATAATAGAACCAATAATGTAAATGAGTGCCATGAAGGGTACTACAAACTCTGCTATTTTTGTGATTCGTTTTTGTCCGCCAACAATTACAAAGGCTACCATTGCAGCAATCAACAAACCAACAATATAAGGGCTGATGTTACAAATAGAGGTGATACCTATTGTTATAGAGTTGGCCTGTACCATGTTACCAACAAGACTAAGAGCACAGATTAAGCAAACTGAGAAGAAGCATGCTAATATCTTACTTCTTAAGCCATGATGGATGTAGTAAGCTGGACCACCAACAACTTCTCCGTCTTTAATCTTTCTATACATCTGTGCTAAAACTGCCTCAGAGAAAATGGTACTCATACCTAAAAGAGCTGACAGCCACATCCAGAAGATTGCACCCATTCCTCCCATGGCGATAGCTGTAGCGACACCGCCAATGTTTCCAGTACCTACTTGTGCAGCTACGGCAGTTGCAAGTGCCTGGAAGGAGTTGATATTGTTATCTTGTTTTTCTTCTTTTTTCTTAAAAATAGGTCCAAAGGCATACTTAAAGGCTAAAGCCAAATGTTTAATTTGTGGGAATCCTAGGTAAACAGTGTAAAAAAGACCTAGACCAAGAAGGGCATACATTAGAAAATCGTTCCATAGAATGCCATTAAATGCTTTCACATAATCTAATAGACTCATAGGGGTATAGTTTTAATTTAGGAATGCGCAAATATAGAATTTATTGTAATATGTTCCAAGTGATTTGCGATTTTTTTTGTTAAAGAATGACATTTTATGATAGTTGCTTATTTTCTCTTGGTTATATTGTTACTTTTAATACTTATATCAGGGTTATTGTTAATGTTTAGTTTTATAGATAGATATTTTAAAGGATTATGTCGGTTGCTAGAGTTCAGAAGATAATGAAATACATTGTGTCCGTCGATGAAAAGTACTTGTTTAGTTTAGCCTAAGCGTTTCATACACATTGTTTTATAAACAAAATAGAAGCATTTTACCTATATGAGATGGTATAGAGACAAAATATTAAGCTATGTAAGAGATAGTAGAGGAATA from Prevotella scopos JCM 17725 encodes:
- a CDS encoding IS256 family transposase; the protein is MLSQAKEQFKQGTPLFGKDGAFHRVLEDFLNSALECEMDSHLYNTKTSTKINRRNGKMSKEVQTEYGPVEIDTPRDREGSFTPEIIKKRQTILAEGLSDKIISLYATGQSMSDISKFLEENYGTKISKETISNITDKVWPEIKAWRTRSLEEVYPIVWMDAIHYKAHDDTGATTSRAIYNVIGVDKEGHKDLLGMYVSHSEGANFWLSVLTDLQNRGVKDILIACVDGLTGFPDAIQSVFPKTDVQLCIVHQIRNSVKYVASKNQKEFLKDLKMVYAAQTKEKAEIELDNLEKKWGKQYPIVIKSWRDKWDNLSHYFDYTEPIRRIMYTTNIVEGYHRQIRKVTKTKGVFPTDEALFKLVYLAYRNIKKKWTQPLRNWGQTAQQFAIKFGDRFQLL
- the fabD gene encoding ACP S-malonyltransferase translates to MKAFVFPGQGSQFVGMGKDLYDNNPLAKELFDKADEILGFKITDIMFAGTDEQLKETKVTQPAVFLHSVISALCLGDEFKPDMVAGHSLGEFSALVAAGALSFEDGLKLVSARANAMQKACEQNPGTMAAIIGLPDEKVEEICASVSKEGKVCVAANFNCPGQLVISGSTEGINEACELMKEAGAKRALPLKVGGAFHSPLMQPAKDELQAAIEATTFNAPKCPVYQNVDALPHTDPAEIQKNLIAQLTSSVRWTKSAQNMIADGATEFVECGPGAALQGMIGRIDKTVNAHAL
- a CDS encoding alanine/glycine:cation symporter family protein, producing the protein MSLLDYVKAFNGILWNDFLMYALLGLGLFYTVYLGFPQIKHLALAFKYAFGPIFKKKEEKQDNNINSFQALATAVAAQVGTGNIGGVATAIAMGGMGAIFWMWLSALLGMSTIFSEAVLAQMYRKIKDGEVVGGPAYYIHHGLRSKILACFFSVCLICALSLVGNMVQANSITIGITSICNISPYIVGLLIAAMVAFVIVGGQKRITKIAEFVVPFMALIYIIGSIIILFMFSDQIGNVISSIFTDAFSLKSVAGGAAGTVMRNAIRYGVARGLFSNEAGMGSTPHAHALANVKDPSIQGFVGMAGVFVDTMLICTSTALVIMVTGAYKDGSLQSVAITQEAFRIAFGESGLTFLAISLFFFAFTTIMGWYIFGEMNVKYLFGPGGIKYYRLLVIICIFVGSIFTANLVWELADTFNGLVVIPNLIALIILAPKVKRTYKNFLKRRHAENI